The Rhizobium leguminosarum genome includes a region encoding these proteins:
- a CDS encoding trimeric intracellular cation channel family protein translates to MSLLVYLDYAGIALFAATGALAASRKQLDLIGFLFFAMVTGTGGGTVRDIVLGRVPVFWVLNPAYILVCCIVGVIVFFTAHLLESRYRLLIWLDAIGLAAYCVIGAAKGLAATGSPTIAIVTGTLTATFGGILRDLMANEPSVLLRPEIYVTAALIGASVFTLANALGMQLYLASACGVVAAFAVRGGALWFGWTFPTYRHRPGRHPNDVM, encoded by the coding sequence ATGTCTCTGCTCGTCTATCTCGATTATGCCGGCATTGCGCTGTTTGCCGCAACAGGCGCGCTCGCCGCCTCGCGCAAGCAACTGGACCTGATCGGTTTTTTGTTTTTCGCCATGGTGACGGGAACCGGCGGCGGCACTGTGCGCGATATCGTGCTCGGCCGCGTGCCGGTCTTCTGGGTGCTGAACCCCGCCTATATTCTCGTCTGCTGCATCGTGGGCGTCATCGTTTTCTTCACCGCCCATCTGCTGGAATCGCGCTATCGCCTGCTGATCTGGCTGGATGCGATCGGCCTTGCCGCCTATTGCGTGATCGGCGCCGCCAAAGGCCTCGCCGCCACTGGTTCGCCGACCATCGCGATCGTCACCGGCACGCTGACGGCGACCTTCGGCGGCATCCTGCGCGATCTGATGGCAAACGAGCCTTCGGTGCTGTTGCGGCCGGAAATCTACGTGACCGCAGCCCTTATCGGCGCCAGTGTGTTCACGCTCGCCAATGCGCTCGGAATGCAGCTCTATCTGGCGTCCGCCTGCGGCGTCGTGGCGGCCTTTGCGGTGCGCGGTGGAGCGCTGTGGTTCGGCTGGACCTTCCCGACCTACAGGCACAGGCCCGGCCGGCATCCCAACGATGTCATGTGA
- the irrA gene encoding iron response transcriptional regulator IrrA: protein MTGAFPIAIEVRLRGAGLRPTRQRVALGDLLFAKGDRHLTVEELHEEAVAAGVPVSLATVYNTLHQFTEAGLIRVLAVESAKTYFDTNVSDHHHFFVEGDNEVLDIPVSNLTIANLPEPPEGMEIAHVDVVIRLRAKQS, encoded by the coding sequence ATGACGGGTGCATTCCCGATCGCAATAGAGGTAAGGCTGCGCGGTGCAGGCCTGCGCCCCACCCGCCAGCGCGTCGCGCTCGGCGACCTCCTGTTTGCCAAGGGCGACCGGCATTTGACCGTCGAGGAACTGCATGAAGAGGCGGTTGCCGCCGGCGTGCCGGTATCCTTGGCAACCGTCTACAACACGCTGCATCAGTTCACGGAAGCCGGTCTCATCCGCGTTCTCGCCGTCGAGAGCGCCAAGACCTATTTCGACACCAATGTTTCCGACCATCACCATTTCTTCGTCGAAGGTGATAACGAGGTGCTCGACATCCCCGTCAGTAACCTGACGATCGCCAATCTGCCGGAACCGCCCGAAGGCATGGAGATCGCCCATGTCGACGTGGTGATCCGCCTGCGGGCAAAGCAGAGCTGA
- the fabA gene encoding 3-hydroxyacyl-[acyl-carrier-protein] dehydratase FabA — protein sequence MTTRQSSFSYEELIACAHGELFGPGNAQLPLPPMLMVHRITDISETGGTFDKGYLRAEYDVRPDDWYFPCHFEGNPIMPGCLGLDGMWQLTGFFLGWLGEEGRGMALSTGEVKFKGMVRPQTKLIEYGIDFKRVMRGRLVLGTADGWLKADGETIYQAADLRVGLSKDKTA from the coding sequence ATGACGACCAGACAGTCCAGCTTCTCGTATGAAGAACTCATCGCTTGCGCACATGGCGAGCTGTTCGGCCCCGGCAATGCGCAGCTGCCCCTGCCGCCCATGCTGATGGTTCACCGCATCACGGATATTTCCGAAACGGGCGGCACCTTCGATAAGGGCTACCTCAGGGCGGAATACGACGTACGCCCGGACGACTGGTATTTTCCCTGCCATTTCGAAGGCAATCCGATCATGCCGGGCTGCCTCGGTCTCGACGGCATGTGGCAGCTGACCGGTTTCTTTCTGGGTTGGCTCGGCGAAGAAGGCCGCGGCATGGCGCTTTCGACCGGCGAAGTAAAATTCAAGGGTATGGTCCGGCCACAGACGAAGCTGATCGAATATGGCATCGACTTCAAGCGTGTCATGCGCGGCCGTCTGGTCCTCGGCACCGCCGACGGCTGGCTAAAGGCGGACGGCGAGACCATATATCAGGCGGCCGATCTTCGCGTCGGTCTATCGAAAGACAAGACGGCCTGA